The Cupriavidus necator N-1 DNA window GTCGAAGTCTTCCAGGTGCTCTACGGCGTGGATACGAATTTCGACCAGACCCCGGACCGCTTCCTGTCAGCCACCGAGGTGCTGGCCCTGCCCACCACCTGGCAGAACGTCGTCGCCATCAAGATTGCCATGGTGCTGATGGGCGATACCGCCAGCGCATCGCCCCAGGATCCGCCAACCTTCCGCCTGTTTGGGCGCCTGTTCCCGGGCTCGCCGGGCAACGACACGTCCTTCACACCAGCCACGCAACTGCAGCGGATGCGACGACTGTACACCGTCACAGTACAGCTCCGGAACATGGCCACCTGCACCACGTGCTCGCCGACATGAACGCCCGCACCGCGCGACCCAACCCGCGTGGCATCGCGCTGATCACCGCCCTGGTGATGCTGCTGATCATCAGCGTCATCGCCATCGCCGGCGCCCGGCTGGCCATTGGCAGCAAGCGCATGGCATCGAACCAGCGCGACCGGGACCTGGCTCAGCAAGCGGCCGAGGCAGCCTTGCTGGATGCAGAAATCGACATCCAGGGTGTCGCCGCGCCAACCAGCCGGTCGGCCATCTTCTCCGGCACCACGATGAATGTCCTGCCGTTCGTGGCGGGCTGCAATACGGGCGTGACAGGCGCCTCACCCTTCCAGGGACTGTGCGACCCGGTGCTCGACGGTACGCCGAACTGGCTCACCGTTGACTTCAGCCAGACTGGCGCCAACGCACGCACCACCGCCTATGGCACCTTCACCGGCCGCAGGTTCCCGACCGCGACCGGCGGGCTGCTGCCTGCCGCGCTGCCGCGCTACATCATCGAGCCGATCAACGACATGTCGCCAGGCGCGAGCGAGGGCGCATACATCTTCCGCGTCACGGCCGTCGGCTTTGGCGCAAACCCGGCGACCCGGGTCATGTTGCAGTCGTACTACCGAAAGGGGGAATGAATGGCAACGCCCATGACTGTCGCGGAGCACGGCAAATGAGCCGCATCCGGAAATTCCTGTTCGCGGCCATGGCTGCGCTTCTCAGCCTGCCCGCCGGCGCGTTGCTTGCCGCGACAGAACAGAGCAGCCTCGCGACCGTCAAGATCGCGCAGGCACCGCTGTACGGCCGCAATCAGAATATCCACCCCAACCTGCTGCTGACGCTCTCGGTAGAGTTCCCCACGGTTGGGGCAGCCTATCGCTCCGGCACGTATTCACCGGCCACCGAATACATCGGCTACTTCAATCCGCTCAAGTGCTACAACTACAGCGGGGGCGACAGCAACGGCTATTTTGTCATTGCTGGCGATGCCAACACGGCCGATCACACATGCGCGGGCCAGTTCAGCGGCAACTTCATGAACTGGGCCACGGCCTCGGCCATCGATATGCTGCGATACGCGCTGACCGGGGGCGACCGCGTGGTTGACACCGCCACGCAGACCATCCTGCAACGTGCCGTGCTGCAGGACAGTTTTTTCAACAGCAGCTCCTACTTCCCCCGCAAGACTTACGACAAGGCGTCCTCGGTCACGCCTTTCACCAGCCGGACCCTTTACATCACTTCATGCGGCAACAAGGTGTTCTTCGGGGACAGCACCGAATCCGGCGCCAGCTGCGCGAGCCCCGGCAAGTACAAGAACCAGGGCACCTACCTGGTACGGGTGCAAGTCTGCGATGCAAGCGAAGCCAAGTCCCGCACCGATCTCTGCAAGCTGTATCGCACCGGGTACAAGCCGGCTGGTGAAATGCAGCGCAACGCCGACAAGGTCCGCTTTGGCGCGTTTGGCTATCTGAACGACAGTGCCAATACCCGTTATGGCGGTGTCTTGCGCGCGCCCCTGAAGTATGTGGGGCCAAACACTGTCGACAGCAATTTCAATCAAGCCAGCAACCTGCGCCGGGAATGGGATGACGACGGCGTATTCATCCAGAACCCCGAGAGCGCGTCAGAGAACATCAGCGGTGTCATCAATTACCTGAATCAGTTCGGGCGTTCCGGCGCCTACAAGTCATTGGATCCCGTCGGCGAACTCTACTACGAGAGCATCCGCTACCTGCAAGGCCGACAACCAACGCCCGAAGCCATCGACAACGCCAGCGCGTACAAGGATGGATTTCCGGTCTACACGCAATGGACAGACCCCATCCTTGCCAGTTGCCAGAAGAACTACGTCCTTGCCATTGCCGATATCAACACGCACTGGGACCGATACATCCCTGGCAACGGCAGGACGACCTACCTCTCCGGTGGCAAGCCGGTCTCTGCCAATGACCCGGCAAGGCCGGCAGACGCGATGTCGAAATTCAGCAAGTACAGCTTCGATGTCATGACCTGGACGCAGGCGGTGGCCGATCTTGAGAGTTCGGGAACATCTGGCAACAGCCGCCCCGATGCCTCGCTCGCCAACCTGGCTGGCGCCGACACCGGCTCCAGCGGCCACGGCACCTACTATATGGCCGGCGTCGCGTATTGGGCCCATACCTACGGCTTCCGCCCGGATATGCCGGAATTGCGAGTCACCACGTTCAGCATCGACGTCAATGAGAACGGGAACGGCAGCGTGGGCGATGAACAGCGCCGCAGCCAGATGTACCTGGCGGCAAAGTACGGCGGCTTTGACGACCAGAACGGTGATGGCAATCCGTTCCGCACCAAGGGGGCCAGCGGCACCACCGTCACCAGCAATGCCGAATGGGAATCGTCGGGCGGATCGAATGTCCCCGCCAACTGGTTCTTGGCCGGGCAGCCGGCCGCCATGATTGCTTCCATCAAGAAGGTCTTCGCGCAAATCGTCAATGCGGCCGGCACATTGTCTGGCGTGGCACTGACCTCTTCCCAGGTCGCGAGCGACACCCTCCTGTTCACCCCCGGATTCGACCAGCGCTGGAACGGGCGCCTGTCGGCACTGGCGGTGACCAATGATCCCAACACCGGCGTTCAGATCTCCAACACCGAAACCTGGGAGGCCGGCAAGGTGCTGACTGCGCGCACCGCTGCCCGCAATCTGCTGACCTGGGTCCCGTCGGGCACGGTCGACAATGCAGGAACCGGCGCGGGTGCGGGCGCCACCTTCGAATGGAAATCTCTCAACGCCGCGCAGAAGGCCGCACTGAAGATCGTGCCGACAGAGACTGACACCGTAGCCCAGAGCCGGCTCAGCTACCTGCGTGGCGAGCGCAGCCAGGAACAAGCCACCGGCAGCACGGGGACCATGCGCTTGCGCGACTCACTGCTGGGCGACATCGTCAATTCGGGCCCCGTCTATATGGCGGCCCCGTCCGGGACCATCGCGGAAAGCGACTACACCACGTTCTACAAGGCCCACAGCCGGCGTACTGCCGCCGTATTTATCGGCGCCAACGATGGCATGCTCCACGCCTTCAATGCGGCCAATGGCTCTGAACTGTTTGCCTACGTGCCAAACGCAGTGTTCGCCAACCTGACCCAGCTGACCTCGCCGAGCTATATCCATCGGCCGTACGTGGACGCCACGCCTGCCGTGGCGGAAGCCAGGGTGGGCAACGCCTGGCAGACCGTGCTGGTCTCTGGCATGGGTGGCGGCGCGCAAGGCCTCTTTGCGCTGAATGTCAGCGATCCTGCCAGCGTCGGAACCGGCAATGTATTGTGGGAGTTCACGGACAAGGATGATGCCGACATGGGCAACGTCATGTCGCCGCCCCAGATCGTCAAGCTGTTTGCCGGCAAGGACTCCGACAACAAGCCTGTGTACAAGTGGTTTGCCATGACGGGCAACGGCCTGAATGCCAACGATGCGGATGGCGCGAGCAATCCGGCTGCGCCTTCGGTGCTGTTCATCGTGGCACTGGACAAGCCGGCCGGGACGCCGTGGCAACTGGGCGTCAATTACTGGAAGATCTCGATGGCAGCGGACGCCACCGCCAGCATTGCCAACGGGCTGAGCTCGCCGGCGCTGGTGCGGCTGACCGACGGGCAGACCGTCGCCGCCTACGCCGGCGACCTCCAGGGCCGCCTCTGGAAGTTCATCCTGAATGGCGGCCCATCCACCTGGAACGCTGCCGGGGCACTACCGTACTACGGCGGCGGCAACTACGGCCGGCCGCTGTTCCAGGCCCGCGATGCCAGCGGAAAACCGCAGCCGATCACGGTCCAGCCCAAATGGGTCTACGCGCCCGGAGGCTATATGGTGGTGTTCGGCACCGGGAAGTACCTGGAGCCTGCCGACACCATCACCACCGGCACGCTGACCCGGAACGCCATGTACGGCATCTACGATGCCGGAGGCTCCCAGTCGATTGCAGACCGCAGCATGCTGAACCCGGTCACCTTGACCCGCAACAGCAAGGGCGCTTACGAATATTCGTCACGCAGCTATAGCCTCGGCTCAAAGACGGGACAGAAGGCGGGGTGGTACTTTGATTTCCCGGGCAACGGAGAACGCCAGGTCACCGCGCTCGTGCCGGCTTACGGAAAGATCTGGTTCAATTCGCTGATGACCGGTGATGACCTTTGCGGTGCCTCCAGCAACAGCGGCCGCTACCAGATCAATGCGCTGACCGGCATGCCCGCCACGGGGACATCGACCGGCGATCCCTCCACCTTCGGCATCCTGGGTGCGCCGGTGCTGATCCAGACCAGGACCACGGTGGATCCGCAACGCAATGCTGTCGGCCAGATCACTACGCTGAAGTTCATCGACGTGTTTTCGTTCGGCGCATCGGGTGGCGGCCGCAGCGCAGACGCGTCGTTGTCCAGCAGGCCGCTTGTGTCCGGCAACACGGCCACCGACGGGGGGCATCCCACCACCGGGCGCCTTGGCTGGCGCGAGATTCGCAATTTCGGAGCCGCAAAATGAAGCGCTGCCACGGTCACTGGCGTCACCACGCCAGCGGCTTCACGCTGATGGAGATGCTGATTGCCATCGCCATCCTTGGCATCCTCGCCGGCATTGCGTATCCCAACTACGCTGAACATGTTGCCCGCGGGCGCCGCACCGAAGCCAAGGCCGCACTGATGACGGCCATGCAGGCACTGGAGCGTCGTTACGCACAGGCCAACTCCTACGTCGACCCCGCCGACAGCACGCGCGCCTGGCGCGGCTTCCCGCAAACCTCGGAAAGCGGCAACTACACGATCGCATCCGGCGCGTGCACGGGCCTGGCATTCAACGAATGCGTGCAGGTCAGCGCCACGCCCGTCATCGCCGACAACCGGTGCGGCACGCTGCTGCTACGCAGCACCGGCGAGCGTGGCGTGCTGATCAACAATGTCACCGCCTTCGCGAACCTGCCCCAGGGATGCTGGTGATGCGCGATCAATCCCCCCAACCTCAGACCGGGTTCACGCTGATCGAACTGCTGGTCACACTGGTCGTGCTGGCCATCCTCGCCGGCATGGCGGCACCCGCCTACACTTCGTTCATTCAGCGCAACACGCTTGCCACTGAAGCAGACGCGCTGGCTTCGTCGCTTTCCCTGGCACGGGCCAGTGCGCTATCGCGCAATAGCTGGGTCACCGTGGCGCCCGTCAGCAATGACTGGCACAACGGCTGGACTGTCTGCCTGAACCCCAATCGAAACGCGGACTGCACTGGCCAAACCGCGCTGGTTCAGCATGTCCCCTCCGCCCAGGGATTGACTGTAGCGTTCTCCAGCACGCCGCAGTCGACGGTCCTCTCCTATTCGCCCGTAGGCTATACACGCACGCTGGCGGATGCGATGCAGTCTGCCCAGGTGCTGATGGGACTGGGCACCGGCAACCAGAAACTCATCGATATCAGCCAGTTGGGCAGGGTCCGCGTATGCGCGCCCGTGCCGACACAAACCTCGGTGTGTCAGTAAGCGAGGCTGCTTGGTAGCTGTTCCCAGGAAGACCGAAACAACATTCTGCAAATCCTTCACGCTTAGGCACGTATTCGCCTGCTCGCGACAGCTAGTCTGACGGTCCCTGCCAGTCTCGGTGACCGCCCATAAGGCGCCGACCCGTTGCCAACACCCGGCGCCGCCGTCGCAGGCCCTGCCATCGCGATTCCCGCGTGGCACGGCCACCTGATGCGGGGATGGCCGGCGCAGGCGCGTACCGCGCTGACCGAGGGAATGCTGCAACTGGAGCGCCACGCCGTCGGCGCCATGACGTTTTTTGCCGCCGAGCCCGGTGCCGAAGTGGCCGCCGGGGAATGGCCACTTCCCGTACCCGCCGCCGGCATCGTGCGTCATATCGTGACAGCCGCGGCATGCCCGCAGGCCGCCCTGGATACCTGTGTTGAATTACATGCCGTCCCGCAGCGGCCCGACCCGGAGTGCGGCGTGCTGATCCTGCGCAGCACCGGACAGTGGCTGGCGCTGCCCGAAGGTGAAGCCGTGCCGCGGCCGCTTCCGTCCATTGCTGAAGGCGCGATGGCCCGCCACGCACTCCGCCGCCGCCATGGCCTGACCCTGGCCGAGCTGCTCGCCGGCCTGGCCGTCCTGGCACTGCTGGCGGCGGCATCCTATCCGGTGTTCAGCGGCCTGCTCGCCCGGCAACAGGTCACACCTGCGGCCGACCGGCTGGCGGCCTCGCTGGCGCCGGCGCGGGCCACCGCACTGGCGCGCCGCCTCGAGGTGACGCTGCAGCCGCTGCCGGGCGAGGCGACGCTGGGCCCCGGCTGGCAACTGGTCACGGCAGACGGCGACCCGGAGCGACGCGCGGTGCTGTCCGTGGTGGAACCGGGCATGCCCTGCCTGTGGGTGACGGCGCCAGACCGCCCGCGGCACGAATGTGCTGAAATTCCTGCCTGTGGGATACTCTCGATCTGAGCAGGGCGGTTTCCAGGCCGCCACTTTCACGCTCGGCTGCCGTGGCGAGCAGCGGCAAGTCAGGCTGGGCGCGCAGGGACGTATCCGACTCTGCACACCCGGCTGCGACGCTGACTGCGATGCGACGGAGTCCTCCGGACCACCATAACCCCGGCAGCCCTGTATTCCAGATCGCTGCGCCAAGGCAAACGCAACCGCCGAATGTTTTCCGATACCGACCACGCCGCCATGCAACAGGCCCTTGCGCTCGCCGCGCGGGGCATGTTCAACACCACGCCCAACCCGCGCGTCGGCTGCGTGCTCGTCAAGGATGGCCAGGTCATCGGCCAGGGGTTCACCCAGCCGGCCGGGCAGGATCATGCCGAGATCCAGGCGATGAAGGACGCGCTGGCGCGCGGGCTGGACCCGGCCGGCGCCACCGCCTATGTCACGCTGGAGCCGTGCAGCCATTTCGGGCGCACGCCGCCGTGCGCCGATGCGCTGGTGCGCGCGGGCGTGGCGCGCGTGGTGGCGGCCATGGAAGACCCCAACCCTTCGGTGTCCGGGCGCGGCCTGCAGCGGTTGCGCGAGGCCGGCGTCGACGTGCGCTGCGGCCTGCTGGAAAAGGAAGCGCGCGACCTGAATATCGGCTTTGTCTCACGCATGACGCGCGGGCTGCCGTGGGTGCGCGTCAAGGTGGCGGCATCGATGGACGGCGGCACCGCGCTGCATGACGGCACCAGCCAGTGGATCACCGGCCAGGCCGCGCGCGACGACGGCCATGCCTGGCGCGCACGTGCGTGCGCGATCCTGACCGGCATCGGCACCGTGCGCGACGACAACCCCGCGCTGACGGTGCGGGCCATCGCCACGCTGCGCCAGCCGCAGCGGGTGCTGGTCGATTCGCGACTGGAGGTCCCGTTGGACGCGCGGATCCTAACGCCGGACACTGGCGAGTTCGCCAAGCCGGTGCTGGTGTTCTGCGCGGTGGAGGACCGGCAGCGCCAGCGCGCACTGGAAAGCCGTGGCGCCGAAGTCGTGGTCCTGCCCAACCCGCACGGCAAGGTCGAGTTGCGCCGCATGTTGGAAGAACTCGGCCGGCGCGGCATCAACGAGCTGCACGTGGAGGCCGGCTTCAAGCTCAACGGTTCGCTGGTGCGCGAGCACTGCGCCGACGAGCTGCTGATCTACCTCGCGCCCAAGCTGCTGGGCGATGCCCAGGGCATGTTCAACCTGCCGCCGCTGGCGCGGCTGCAGGACGCCGCGCAGTTCCGCTGGCATGAGATCCGGCAGATCGGCGACGACCTGCGGCTGATCGCCCGGCGCAACGACGCGTAGTGCGACACACACCGGCACCGCGTATCCAGATTCCAAATACCCTAAGCAGAAGACACCACCATGTTTACAGGCATTGTCGCGGCAGTCGGCCGCATTGAATCCATTACCCCGCTGGGCGCCGCCGATGCCGGCGTGCGCTTGCGCATCGCCGCGGGCGGGCTGGACCTGTCGGACGTCATCATCGGCGACAGCATCGCCATCCAGGGCGCGTGCATGACCGTGATCGCCATGGCGCCCGACAGTTTCGACGTCGAA harbors:
- a CDS encoding pilus assembly PilX family protein, with amino-acid sequence MNARTARPNPRGIALITALVMLLIISVIAIAGARLAIGSKRMASNQRDRDLAQQAAEAALLDAEIDIQGVAAPTSRSAIFSGTTMNVLPFVAGCNTGVTGASPFQGLCDPVLDGTPNWLTVDFSQTGANARTTAYGTFTGRRFPTATGGLLPAALPRYIIEPINDMSPGASEGAYIFRVTAVGFGANPATRVMLQSYYRKGE
- a CDS encoding pilus assembly protein, with product MSRIRKFLFAAMAALLSLPAGALLAATEQSSLATVKIAQAPLYGRNQNIHPNLLLTLSVEFPTVGAAYRSGTYSPATEYIGYFNPLKCYNYSGGDSNGYFVIAGDANTADHTCAGQFSGNFMNWATASAIDMLRYALTGGDRVVDTATQTILQRAVLQDSFFNSSSYFPRKTYDKASSVTPFTSRTLYITSCGNKVFFGDSTESGASCASPGKYKNQGTYLVRVQVCDASEAKSRTDLCKLYRTGYKPAGEMQRNADKVRFGAFGYLNDSANTRYGGVLRAPLKYVGPNTVDSNFNQASNLRREWDDDGVFIQNPESASENISGVINYLNQFGRSGAYKSLDPVGELYYESIRYLQGRQPTPEAIDNASAYKDGFPVYTQWTDPILASCQKNYVLAIADINTHWDRYIPGNGRTTYLSGGKPVSANDPARPADAMSKFSKYSFDVMTWTQAVADLESSGTSGNSRPDASLANLAGADTGSSGHGTYYMAGVAYWAHTYGFRPDMPELRVTTFSIDVNENGNGSVGDEQRRSQMYLAAKYGGFDDQNGDGNPFRTKGASGTTVTSNAEWESSGGSNVPANWFLAGQPAAMIASIKKVFAQIVNAAGTLSGVALTSSQVASDTLLFTPGFDQRWNGRLSALAVTNDPNTGVQISNTETWEAGKVLTARTAARNLLTWVPSGTVDNAGTGAGAGATFEWKSLNAAQKAALKIVPTETDTVAQSRLSYLRGERSQEQATGSTGTMRLRDSLLGDIVNSGPVYMAAPSGTIAESDYTTFYKAHSRRTAAVFIGANDGMLHAFNAANGSELFAYVPNAVFANLTQLTSPSYIHRPYVDATPAVAEARVGNAWQTVLVSGMGGGAQGLFALNVSDPASVGTGNVLWEFTDKDDADMGNVMSPPQIVKLFAGKDSDNKPVYKWFAMTGNGLNANDADGASNPAAPSVLFIVALDKPAGTPWQLGVNYWKISMAADATASIANGLSSPALVRLTDGQTVAAYAGDLQGRLWKFILNGGPSTWNAAGALPYYGGGNYGRPLFQARDASGKPQPITVQPKWVYAPGGYMVVFGTGKYLEPADTITTGTLTRNAMYGIYDAGGSQSIADRSMLNPVTLTRNSKGAYEYSSRSYSLGSKTGQKAGWYFDFPGNGERQVTALVPAYGKIWFNSLMTGDDLCGASSNSGRYQINALTGMPATGTSTGDPSTFGILGAPVLIQTRTTVDPQRNAVGQITTLKFIDVFSFGASGGGRSADASLSSRPLVSGNTATDGGHPTTGRLGWREIRNFGAAK
- a CDS encoding type IV pilin protein translates to MKRCHGHWRHHASGFTLMEMLIAIAILGILAGIAYPNYAEHVARGRRTEAKAALMTAMQALERRYAQANSYVDPADSTRAWRGFPQTSESGNYTIASGACTGLAFNECVQVSATPVIADNRCGTLLLRSTGERGVLINNVTAFANLPQGCW
- a CDS encoding GspH/FimT family pseudopilin: MRDQSPQPQTGFTLIELLVTLVVLAILAGMAAPAYTSFIQRNTLATEADALASSLSLARASALSRNSWVTVAPVSNDWHNGWTVCLNPNRNADCTGQTALVQHVPSAQGLTVAFSSTPQSTVLSYSPVGYTRTLADAMQSAQVLMGLGTGNQKLIDISQLGRVRVCAPVPTQTSVCQ
- the ribD gene encoding bifunctional diaminohydroxyphosphoribosylaminopyrimidine deaminase/5-amino-6-(5-phosphoribosylamino)uracil reductase RibD; this encodes MFSDTDHAAMQQALALAARGMFNTTPNPRVGCVLVKDGQVIGQGFTQPAGQDHAEIQAMKDALARGLDPAGATAYVTLEPCSHFGRTPPCADALVRAGVARVVAAMEDPNPSVSGRGLQRLREAGVDVRCGLLEKEARDLNIGFVSRMTRGLPWVRVKVAASMDGGTALHDGTSQWITGQAARDDGHAWRARACAILTGIGTVRDDNPALTVRAIATLRQPQRVLVDSRLEVPLDARILTPDTGEFAKPVLVFCAVEDRQRQRALESRGAEVVVLPNPHGKVELRRMLEELGRRGINELHVEAGFKLNGSLVREHCADELLIYLAPKLLGDAQGMFNLPPLARLQDAAQFRWHEIRQIGDDLRLIARRNDA